The window GTGCTGCATACTTGCCTCCAATGCCCTCGACTATGTCTAAATCCTCCTTCTGCCCATCACACGCCCTGCAGAGAAATGGCCTCACCCCTCGGCGCTCACCCCAACTACAGACCCCAAAGGCCCTGGCTCACCACCTCCCTTGCCTGCCGCTCCCACTCCCCCTCGGCCTCTCGCCGCATTCACGGGCTATCCAGAAACtcacctgcccttccagggggccaatcacacactcactcagtttggaaaagacccttaacgGTATCGAGTCAACCACTGACCTAACatttaccaagtccaccactaaaccagatCCCCAAGAGCCACGTccacatggcttttcaaaacctcccgggatggtgactccaccacttccctgggcagccggttCCAGTGCTTATTAACCCTTTCGGGGAAGAAGTTgttcctgatatccaatctaaaccatCCCTGGCACAACCCGAGGCCctctcctctcgtcctatcgcttgttactagggaaaagagactgacacccacctcgctacaacctcctttcaggtagttgtagagagcgataaggtctccccgagGCCTCCTTTCCTCTAGACTaaacacccccagctccctcagccgctcctcggaagtcttcttctctacagccttcaccagcttcgcttcACTTCCTTGGGCGCATCAcgccacagcccaagctctgtgtcacgccagagcccaggctgcaaactTGCCGGCCCCAGCTAAGGGGAGCGCTACGGAGGGGCCAACACAAGCctttggggagcctggcagggctccccacagcacagggcttgccagctctgaaccagggctgccaggacaacggcctgctcttgcaaacagacctcctctgcccccttgcactgccagccccagccccagccccagcgacggcaccaaggggccacgagcccacacaggcagcctcccttctcccagccacaacCCTACCAGCAAGAGGGGCACCGAGACTCCCACAGAGCACACCCAATGGGAAAGGCCAGGCCTAAAGACAGCCTTAGCGAGCggggagcaaggcagagagggaccaaacgcgatggaaggggcagcgtctcacgcctggcacacctccaaagaccagaccagcctgccagggctccGAGGAAACGGGGCCCACTCTTCACAACCCACCCGAAAACCACACCGCACGACTGCCACGGGATGACCTCAATGACGACACCCCACCTCTACTGCCCTTTGGTCgcatcctctgcctgccttgaCACGTGCCATCAACGCCAAGCCTTTGCATTCTAATAACCGCACTTAAAAGCTTCCGCCAGGGTCAGATGGACACATCCTCAAGAGGAGGACGTGAAATTGGAGAATTGCGGCAAGGGAAACACACCCCGCCTCATTACTTGCATGGATGGGCCACGCAAGAGCTGCTTGCTGCAAAATGACATCATGCACAAAGGCTGACTCACCCCTCGGGCACTTGAGGCACCAGCATAAAAGCCAGaccagcacctctctccctcacacactcctcccgacgccttctcctccacggtcaacaaggtgagcctcaacccccttcccctccttctcctgccccacctgcaccgtctcttccaccacgctctgcccccagcctcagcagccctgaccgccacactccccccagacccacaacgggcctccccactccctcgccctcctgcaacaccgcccctcgcatccccacgcccctccgcttcctcaacaccctctcttccagggcccctccacaccacagacatggcctgctacgacctctgccgcccctgcggacccaccccgctggctaacagctgcaacgagccctgtgtccagcagtgccaggactcccgcGTCGTCATCCAGCCTCCCGCCGTGCTGGTCACCCTGccaggacccatcctcagctccttcccccagaacaccgccGTTGGATCCTCCTCATCGGCTGCCGTGGGCAACgtcctcagctcccagggagtgCCTGTCTCCTCCGGTGGCTtcggcttcggaggcctgggcggctacggcttcggaggcctgggctgcttcgGCGGCAGAAGAGGCTGCTACCCCTGCTAAGGGCCCCTGACGCTAACCGCCCACACCCTGGAAGCCACGGCATGGATTGACGATGCACCTCCAGGATGTTGCTCGCACGTGGGCTCAGTAACAACGGCTCCTCCTCTCAAGGCACAAAGCAAGCACCTTCTCACAAGCCAAAGACCACCGGGGACCTCCAGCGTGCTGCTCACCCCGTGGGGCGGGAAGATCTTGGTGCTCTGCCGAGATCTGTCTCACACAAGGGACCTCGGCTCATGGTCGCCTTACTTGCCCCTTAGACCTGCTCCTTTCTATTTGCCGCTCCCgacttttcactctttttttttgtcttcaataaagttctcctgcaacccagcctgagacgcctcctcttcctttcttctcccatggctcttccaacctcacccagCACAATGCCAGGCCTCCAGAGGCCATCGGGCTGGCTGCAAAAGGGCCACTAGAACTCTCCTAGGAAGCGGTCACCACCACTACCACTAGCTACACAGTCTGGCACCTGGGGGACTTCCAGAATGGGACACAAGCCCATCACGGCCTCAAACGTTTGGCGCAACAAGAGTCCGCAGCGCACGTCTCTGACAAAGTCTCCCCGTGACAGCACACGCTTGACTAACTCTCTTCCCCAGCATGACTCTCTGGCTCTCCATGcaaagagaatcacagaatcgtttagttTCGCAAGAACTTTGGAGAGTGTGTGCTTCAACCCCCacagctcaagcagggccagctagagcaggttgtccggGACCATAGCCTGGAGGGGTTTCAGTACCTCCGTGGAAAGAGATTCCATCACCTCTTCCACTCTTTGACCACCCTCGCACTGAAAAAGGCTTGCCGCCTTTGCCCATGCAATTCCACCCGTTTTCACTTGTGCCCACAGCCTCTTGTCCCACTAGCGCGCACTACTTCAAAGAGCCGGGCTCCCTCGACTTCATTCCCTCCCGTCCGGCATTTAGGCGCTTTTAGGGCATCCTCCCTCCGCTTCCTTATCTCCTggctcaacagtcccagctctcgcagcctctcctcataggaagGACGCTCCAGCCCCTTCAGCATCTTGCTGGCCTGCACCGCTCTCGCTCAACTAactccatgtccttcttcctctggggagcccagaactgcacacagcaccTCACGTGGGACCTCAACAGCGCTGACGAGACAGGAAGGGTCACCTCCCCCTACCTTCTGGCAGTGCTTCTCCTAATGTCACCTTGGAGACTGGTGGCCCCATTTTGCAGCAAGGGTGCTTTCCCTCCTCACGGCCCATTTGTCCTTTACCAGGACcacaaggtccttctctgctaaGCTGCTTTCTATCCAGCTGGCCCCCAGACATTCTGGCTACCTGGGCTGACTCCTCCCCAGAAACAGCACTTTGCATCTCCCCTTGCTGAACTCCAGGAGATTCCGCTATGTCCAGCGCAAGGAAAGCCGGTCGCTCCCTCAGCATTTGTGGCTTCCAACCATCTTTCCCCACGGACTTTTGCCCAGCCAGTCACACAACCCCCTTTTCTCGGGGGCAGCCGTGAGTCCACCTCACTCactggcacccccagcccagccctgcattgGCCCAGCGTGCCTCTTGCCTGCCAGGCACTCCAGCACCCATCAACACAGAAGTGCACATACCCTTCCCACCTCACCTCATCTTCCTCGCCAACAAGCACTGCTCGCACAGTGAACAACCCTCAAGACACCTTCACTGAACGTGGGCAGCTCTTGGGAGTCTGGGCAGCTCCTTGCTGACTGGATGCTGGCCAACCTTATTCCGATCTATTAAAAGGGCACGAGCGTAGAcccaggaaactgcagacctGTCAGTCTAACCTCCGTACCTGGAAAAACTAGGGAGAAGATCCCACTGGGTGCTTccgaaaggcatttaaaggacaatgcagtcatcaggcacagtcaacacagtttcacaaagggaaagtcccgCCTGACTAatctgatatccttctatgataaggtcacctgccttgTGGATGAAGGCAAGGTGGTGCatgtagtttttctgggttttagtaaGACTTTCGATACTGTCCCACACCACGGCATCCTTCCAGACAAGTTGTCTGACCgtgagatgagcaggtaggcgGCGCGCTGggggaagaactggctgaagggcagggctcaaagggttgcagtgagcggggctacatctggctggcgaccggccaccagcggtgttcctcagggctccattctagggccagttctcttccagatttttatcagttgtctggatgcaggagttgattGCACCATTAGCAAATTCGCTGacaataccaaactgggaggtgctgttgactctcttgagggacaagaggcctagCAGAGGGATCTACATACagtggagcattgggcaatgatgaacgcgatgaaatttaacaagaacaaatgccgcATTCTGCACCTAGGACGGACCAATTCTGCACACAAGTATGGGCTGGGAGAggcgtggctggagagcagccctgcagaaagggagctgggggtgctgcctggcagcaggctcaatacgtctgccccagcagccaagagggcaaaccgcgttCTGGGCTGCATGTGACtcttcactcaactcctgctcagatggGGGCTAACCCAGCTTTTGCTTAAGCCTTAcgtatgctgggagcagcgtcATTAGGTCAAAGAGAGAGCACCACTTGGGTAGGACAAGTGGCCAGAAAATTGCTATCGGGCCATTACGCAGCCATTATCACCTCTACACTACTGTCTCCTGCAGCCGTTATCTTTTGCCTAGCACTTTAGTCAGAATCCACTAACTCATGGAAATGGTAGAGACCAAACCTCCAATCTGGAAGGCACaaaacatcagcttacccaaaaagcttttgaagcagatccaccagcagctggactgctgaggctttcgtGCTTCCTCGTGGCATACAAGGAATGCCCGCACCGAGatacaggaggaaggaaggaggagcacTCTTACCGTCAGCTAGGTAATTACATTTTTGCTCACGGGTGCATGGTATCAAGACTTACGGGttataagttatgaaaccttCTGCCTTGAACGGTGAAGAAGTGAATTCACACCAAAGACTAGTCTGGCCAAAAGGGGACTGAGCCCATCTTTGTTGTGTTGGATAATAGTTTGTCTTAATGACCTCGAGAAATACAGCTTAAATCACAGACTACGTTGTCCGGCAAAGGTGACAGATCCAAATGGACCGTGACACCGGGAATGAGGTCAGCATCACCAGCATCTAGTTTCCCAGATCCAccattttgattttcttcaagACATAAGGGCTATGAGCTCTCTTCCAGACATCAGGAAGTGATCCCAGGCACCATGACCTTTCCAAGCTAATGGACAGTAGCCTCCCAAGCACATCAGCCAGCTCCGTCGGCATTCCTCGATTCAACCTACAAACACCCCGCCTCACAGCACACCTGCCTACctaccttcctcttcctcagcaacAAACACTGCTCACCTGACAAGCAGCCTGCAAAACACTCACCTCCGCTCAACTGGGGCAGGCCTTGCCAGTCATCAACCCTTCTGCATGCGTCCACCACCTCCAGGGCCTCGGCTCTCCTGCCACGTGCTGCATACTTGCCTCCAATGCCCTCGACTATGTCTAAATCCTCCTTCTGCCCATCACACGCCCTGCAGAGAAATGGCCTCACCCCTCGGCGCTCACCCCAACTACAGACCCCAAAGGCCCTGGCTCACCACCTCGCTTGCCTGCCGCTCCCACTCCCCCTCGGCCTCTCGCCGCATTCACGGGCTATCCAGAAACtcacctgcccttccagggggccaatcacacactcactcagtttggaaaagacccttaacgGTATCGAGTCAACCACTGACCTAACatttaccaagtccaccactaaaccagatCCCCAAGAGCCACGTccacatggcttttcaaaacctcccgggatggtgactccaccacttccctgggcagccggttccagtgcttgataaccctttcggggAAGAAGTTgttcctgatatccaatctaaaccatCCCTGGCACAACCCGAGGCCctctcctctcgtcctatcgcttgttactagggaaaagagactgacacccacctcgctacaacctcctttcaggtagttgtagagagcgataaggtctccccgagGCCTCCTTTCCTCTAGACTaaacacccccagctccctcagccgctcctcggaagtcttcttctctacagccttcaccagcttcgctgcacTTCCTTGGGCGCATCAcgccacagcccaagctctgtgtcacgccagagcccaggctgcaaactTGCCGGCCACAGCTAAGGGGAACGCTACGGAGGGGCCAACACAAGCctttggggagcctggcagggctccccacagcacagggcttgccagctctgaaccagggctgccaggacaacggcctgctcttgcaaacagacctcctctgcccccttgcactgccagccccagccccagccccagcgacggcaccaaggggccacgagcccacacaggcagcctcccttctcccagccacaacCCTACCAGCAAGAGGGGCACCGAGACTCCCACAGAGCACACCCAATGGGAAAGGCCAGGCCTAAAGACAGCCTTAGCGAGCggggagcaaggcagagagggaccaaacgcgatggaaggggcagcgtctcacgcctggcacacctccaaagaccagaccagcctgccagggctccGAGGAAACGGGGCCCACTCTTCACAACCCACCCGAAAACCACACCGCACGACTGCCACGGGATGA is drawn from Harpia harpyja isolate bHarHar1 chromosome 5, bHarHar1 primary haplotype, whole genome shotgun sequence and contains these coding sequences:
- the LOC128142012 gene encoding feather keratin 1-like, with translation MACYDLCRPCGPTPLANSCNEPCVQQCQDSRVVIQPPAVLVTLPGPILSSFPQNTAVGSSSSAAVGNVLSSQGVPVSSGGFGFGGLGGYGFGGLGCFGGRRGCYPC